A DNA window from Camelina sativa cultivar DH55 chromosome 17, Cs, whole genome shotgun sequence contains the following coding sequences:
- the LOC104755903 gene encoding uncharacterized protein LOC104755903, which translates to MERQVHGGGGGEDPWLARDKLYHVIFCFSISLIFATLASLSRYSFLRRHSIWIGSAFSLSAGAAKEAGDQFGIFPSAGASARDAVADAIGVVIAALVLFVWKSRRSRSESSQIRPILPI; encoded by the coding sequence ATGGAGAGGCAAGTTCATGGAGGCGGCGGAGGAGAAGATCCTTGGCTTGCTCGAGACAAACTCTACCATGTAATATTCtgtttctcaatctctctcatcTTCGCCACGCTCGCCTCTCTCTCACGTTACTCGTTTCTACGCCGTCACTCCATCTGGATCGGATCTGCGTTCTCACTCTCCGCCGGTGCGGCTAAAGAAGCTGGTGATCAATTTGGTATCTTTCCTTCAGCAGGTGCCTCGGCAAGAGACGCAGTCGCTGACGCAATTGGAGTTGTGATTGCTGCTTTGGTTCTCTTCGTTTGGAAATCTCGCAGATCACGTTCTGAATCGAGTCAAATCCGACCCATCCTTCCGATTTGA